Proteins encoded by one window of Candidatus Zixiibacteriota bacterium:
- a CDS encoding SGNH/GDSL hydrolase family protein, producing the protein MNRKLLFTLIAFLLMFLLLETAARIIESALARKATSADIQPGWQAEFFKSFFDWHEPDPDLLWRFKPNLDNPLIKTNAEHFLGNEIPAGKEPKSYRILLLGDSSPVGLGLKSRRQAFGEILRSFLETEYAGTRSIELINAAVSGYSSEQIARFLKLRGWKYQPDLVTLYCGNNDASISGAFSDRQLMSEQKLIPIRKLFSHLAFYRLLRDLLTGREHQANSVQALQIRVDADRYGENLTDIANQCRSHNCPLLILKPPVPRLWPAGLQFKPLTHVTGDNGRLIFPEEMISLLGRNLKYCLDRERFLHLYGRGDILTQNVYLASYDDSLAPVDAVRHYRRQLETGKGNPVLLNNLGVSFWQSREYDSADYYLKESRRQYQKVHSEDLSPAVLSAGSPFLFNIGINLLSQTPDKLDAGSSQDAFIYLDSALQADYFSLRIKRDYWRKIDSFVGRKGVTVIDLPVIFEKNGGEKLFIDHCHPTPQGHLLIANALLKAVNQATLIK; encoded by the coding sequence GCGAAAAGCGACTTCAGCGGACATCCAGCCGGGCTGGCAGGCGGAGTTTTTCAAATCATTCTTTGACTGGCACGAGCCGGATCCGGATCTCCTCTGGCGTTTCAAACCCAATCTCGATAATCCCCTTATTAAAACAAATGCGGAACACTTCCTCGGTAATGAAATTCCAGCCGGAAAAGAACCAAAGAGCTATCGTATCCTTCTTCTGGGCGATTCCTCGCCGGTGGGCCTGGGGCTGAAATCAAGACGCCAGGCTTTTGGGGAAATTCTGCGCTCGTTTCTCGAGACAGAGTACGCCGGCACCCGAAGCATTGAGTTAATCAATGCCGCTGTCTCCGGATACTCCAGCGAGCAGATCGCCCGTTTCCTGAAACTGCGAGGGTGGAAATATCAACCGGACCTGGTCACTCTATATTGTGGAAATAATGACGCCTCCATCTCCGGCGCTTTTTCCGACCGGCAATTGATGAGTGAACAGAAGCTGATTCCCATTAGAAAACTCTTTTCTCATCTGGCGTTTTATCGCCTGCTGCGGGATTTGCTTACCGGCCGAGAGCATCAGGCCAATTCAGTCCAGGCGCTGCAGATCCGCGTTGATGCAGACCGGTATGGAGAAAACCTGACTGATATTGCCAACCAATGCCGGAGCCATAATTGCCCTCTTTTGATACTCAAACCGCCGGTGCCGCGCCTCTGGCCGGCCGGACTACAGTTTAAGCCTCTCACCCATGTCACTGGTGATAATGGCCGCCTGATTTTTCCGGAGGAGATGATTTCTCTTCTCGGACGAAACCTCAAGTACTGCCTCGACCGCGAGAGATTTTTGCACCTTTATGGTCGAGGCGACATACTTACTCAGAACGTTTATCTTGCTTCCTATGATGATTCGCTGGCCCCTGTTGATGCTGTCAGGCATTATCGCCGGCAGCTTGAGACCGGAAAAGGAAATCCGGTCTTGCTCAATAATCTGGGGGTTTCATTCTGGCAAAGCCGGGAATATGATTCGGCTGATTATTATCTGAAAGAATCGCGACGTCAATATCAGAAAGTGCATTCGGAGGACTTGAGCCCTGCGGTTCTTTCGGCCGGGTCGCCGTTTCTGTTCAATATCGGGATCAATTTGCTTTCTCAAACCCCTGACAAATTGGATGCCGGTTCCAGTCAGGACGCTTTCATATATCTTGATTCCGCGCTTCAGGCTGACTATTTCTCGCTGCGGATCAAGAGGGATTATTGGAGGAAAATAGACAGTTTCGTCGGGCGGAAAGGTGTGACCGTAATAGACCTCCCGGTGATATTTGAAAAGAACGGGGGCGAGAAGCTCTTTATCGATCACTGCCATCCCACACCGCAGGGGCACCTGCTGATCGCAAATGCTTTACTGAAAGCTGTTAATCAGGCAACTCTCATAAAATAG